One genomic window of Quercus robur chromosome 6, dhQueRobu3.1, whole genome shotgun sequence includes the following:
- the LOC126688690 gene encoding uncharacterized protein LOC126688690 encodes MEKALGSLKHDHLELTEKFKESEKRRKSAEAGLKSAETQAEDQRKELYSTQINLATEKQAVLDLKVALQKVEDELRRVKEEAQLIREAAEAEKSASHQLGVQETEARLSEEIPEVCRDYCSISWAHALDAVGIPADSALKLPENIFYSQEIRENPDGAQAASEQDLAVPDAVPVPDKAKDPATDPTIEAPPPQPEQKEDPPAKA; translated from the coding sequence atggagaaagccttggggtcccttAAGCACGATCACCTTGAACTCACGGAGAAGTTCAAGGAGTCGGAGAAACGGCGCAAGAGTGCAGAGGCCGGTTTGAAAAGtgctgagacccaggcggaggatcagcgcaaagagctgtactCGACCCAGATCAACCTTGCCACCGAGAAGCAGGCAGTGCTGGATCTCAAGGTTGCCCTGCAGAAAGTTGAGGATGAGTTGCGGCGGGTCAAAGAGGAGgctcagctgatccgagaggctgcAGAGGCTGAAAAGAGTGCTTCTCACCAGCTTGGGGtccaagaaacggaggccaggctatccgaggagatccccgaggtgtgcagggactactgcagcatctcatgggctcatgcccttGATGCTGTAGGaattcctgcggattcggcgcTGAAACTACCCGAGAACATCTTCTATTctcaggagatccgagagaatcctgatggCGCCCAAGCGGCTTCGGAGCAGGatctggcggtgcctgatgccgtccctGTGCCTGATAAAGCGAAGGATCCTGCCACGGACCCTACCATCgaggctcctcctcctcagccagagcagaaagaagatcctcctgctaAGGCTTAG
- the LOC126688689 gene encoding 1-aminocyclopropane-1-carboxylate oxidase homolog 1-like: MVITGAEESLTGNPTNYDRLQELKAFDDSKSGVKGIVDAGITKIPRIFVRPPEDRATGEPTDTHFTVPVIDLGGRRADAVDGVRRAAEEVGFFQLVNHGISERVLEEMLEAARGFHELPREVKAEYYTKELKKVRFRSNFDLYTSRFANWRDTLYCVMGPDPLDPQELPLVCRDITFEYSNQVHKLGITLFGMLSEALGLKSDQLIGLECAKGHVILSHYYPACPEPELTLGTTQHSDPDFLTILLQDHIGGLQVLYENRWIDVPPVPGALVVNIGDLIQLISNDRFKSVEHQVLANHMGPRLSIACFFIPHLYPSTIIYGPIKELLSEDNPPLYRETSVQDFMAYIDEKGLVGDTALTHFKLQKGNQEMRG; this comes from the exons ATGGTCATCACCGGCGCCGAAGAATCACTCACCGGAAATCCCACAAACTATGACCGTCTCCAAGAGCTGAAGGCATTTGACGATTCCAAGTCCGGTGTCAAAGGTATTGTGGATGCTGGTATCACCAAAATCCCCAGAATTTTCGTCCGCCCACCGGAGGATCGAGCCACCGGCGAACCAACCGATACCCATTTCACAGTTCCGGTCATAGACCTCGGAGGCCGGCGTGCCGATGCTGTTGACGGTGTCCGGAGGGCTGCAGAGGAGGTGGGGTTCTTCCAGTTGGTGAATCATGGGATATCTGAGAGAGTGCTGGAGGAGATGTTGGAGGCGGCGCGTGGATTCCACGAGTTGCCGAGGGAGGTGAAGGCTGAGTACTATACGAAGGAGTTGAAGAAGGTGAGGTTTCGGAGTAACTTTGATTTGTACACGTCAAGGTTCGCTAACTGGAGGGACACTTTGTATTGTGTTATGGGTCCTGACCCTTTGGACCCTCAAGAATTGCCTCTAGTCTGCAG AGACATAACTTTTGAGTATTCTAACCAAGTCCATAAGTTGGGGATCACTTTGTTTGGAATGCTATCAGAAGCACTTGGACTCAAATCTGATCAACTTATAGGCCTGGAATGTGCGAAGGGGCATGTCATTCTGAGTCACTACTATCCAGCATGCCCTGAGCCTGAATTGACCTTGGGCACAACCCAACACTCAGATCCTGATTTCCTTACCATCCTACTTCAAGACCATATTGGTGGACTTCAAGTTCTTTATGAAAATAGGTGGATTGATGTTCCTCCTGTTCCTGGAGCTCTAGTAGTAAACATTGGAGATCTCATACAG CTCATATCTAATGACAGATTTAAAAGTGTTGAGCACCAAGTGCTAGCAAACCATATGGGACCGAGATTATCCATTGCATGCTTTTTCATTCCACATCTTTATCCATCAACAATTATTTATGGGCCGATCAAGGAATTGCTATCAGAAGATAATCCCCCTCTATACAGGGAAACCTCTGTTCAAGATTTCATGGCTTATATTGATGAGAAAGGACTCGTTGGGGACACTGCTCTAACACATTTCAAGTTGCAAAAAGGTAACCAAGAAATGAGAGGATAG